The genomic segment caataggtgtgcaccaccacacctaatttttgttattattattattttttacaggtAGGGTCTTGCTTGTTGTCCAGATGGGAATTgagcccctggcctcaagcaatcctcctgccttggcctcccaaagtgttgggattacagcacctggcctggaggAGATGCTATGAAACCATGATGAATAAGAAGCTCACATGTAGAAAGCCACAGATTGAAAAAGAGTGGGTCTCCTGTATTGATCATCATTTAAAGCCTattactaaaaacatgaaaattggGAACTGGATAATACTTTTTATTGAGCTATTTTTAACTTGCACTAATAAATATTAGTattattcctcattttctttgtaattggaaggcttttattttatatttgaaagctAAAGGAGTATAAGAGTCAAATTTTGATTTGATCGTACCATACAAATTAATTGAATTAAACTTGTAAAATAAGTCACAGACTAGTTCAGGAGGCTTATAAGTAATGagtctttggtttaaaaaaaagggagagacTAATTTAGTGATTTACTTTCCTAAATAttgaagatattaaaataaatggcTTGCTGCATTTTTCCttggattcattttatttttttcattattctacAAAATGTCTTGTAATCCAGTTATCACTGTTAGTGATTCCCTAGACATAAActcaatttaacttttaaaattttaattacacaATGAATAGACATAGGATGCTTGAACATTAATTAACTTAAAGGTAGATTAGTTGACGAAAAAGTttaatttaacattaattttagtagagaggagatGCTATAGAaagtatattcatatatttcaatGAGCAGAGACTTTAGCAGAGAGAAAATATCCTTTCTGCCATAGCAGATTTAAAtcactataaatattttacaatctcagtttccaaaaataaaagacCCAAAACATAGCAATGGCTTAGTTACTTATCTTCTCATTGCTCTCTCATAAAAAGCACCAAGGAAAATGGGGATGGGGGATGCAGAGTTCACAAACTGTATCGTAGGTACATCAAATGTTGTATAAACTACCACagaatagaaaaatggaaaaatgttttctatcatTTTCAATGTTAAAATGCTTCTGAGTTCAAATAAAGATGCCCTTTCTCATTGATGCAAATCTACTTATGAATATGTAGAATAAAACAGCCTATGAAAGtgattaaaaaatcaataaactgaTGACCTTCCATAATCACATAGTTATTCAATATTATTTACAGTAATTCAAGGATATactgatcttttaaaatgtgattatatcATCAATGCATTATAGAATAATATAACAAATTCAACAAATAACCaaaaaggcataaaataaaatttaacacataTAATTGGTGAATGTGGATAAAAATTAGGCAAATGTGATATCATAGAGAGCTCAAGAAAGAAGGATTTCAGTATCAGATTCGGTACTGGTATTATGAGTTGGAATATgatgagaaatttttttaaaaaccacttcaTTCAGTAAGATGGAAATCACTGTGATGTTGATGAATGGAGTTTCGTGGAATACTGGGAGCAGcggaaagaaagaatgagtagTAGGAAGTCAGTAAATACAGACAATCCAGTGGCGTTAGACTATGAGGTCTACAACATAAATAATTAGATAGTGTGGCAAGCAATCCAATTTCTTTAGGatctattttcaaataacaaatttaaaagactgtGCACTAGACTAGtgattctgttatttataaaattcgttatttctttctttaattcacCAGTAGCTGAGCAGCTACAAGGTAGAAAGCATCGAACCAAAGGATTCCAAGAAGATCTAAATTCCATTCTATCTATGAAGAGTTTGTATTCTAGTTCTGGAAattaaaatagtgaaataataGAATGTTTAGGGGTGCAATAATTTTTTGTCCTGACAAAAAAACACGTAGTGGCAGTATATTTCCCACAATTATTTCTTGCAGGCCATAGGTTAAAGCTTATCCCAGCAAAATGcacattaatactttttaaatcgTATTGTGTCTAGAACATAAAGGTAGGGATATTAAGTATGTTATACCATGATAATGTGTAATGTTGCTAaacaaaagataattatttaagcACTTTAGGCAGTAATAAAATGAAACTGCAAATCTTTCAAGAAAAATTGTTGGTTATTCAGAATTCCTGTTTACATATCACAAGTCTCATTCCTTCAGTAAATATTGACCCAGTTTTAGTAAAATTTTTGGAGagtacaattaaataaaaatcttcaaacttcagaaaaaatagaactggattaggaaaacaaaaattgcaaaagTAAAGTTGGAAAATTAAGTATTGGTAGTTCAGATAAATTGGTGCAAAACTGTTAATTACAATATGGATTTCTGAAAAAATTTTTTGAGTACGTACCTTGTATAAGTCACTATGATGTGAAATGGGAGAAATACATAAAGGAATAATAACAGTCTGTCCAATCACGTTTTATAATCTAAAGTCTCAAGCATTTCTTATAGTGTGGATCTTTGGGATGAATTATCTCAGTTTTGGCTTATCTGAAAAATCGACTTTATCATTATCATTGAGgaatatttttggtagacatagaattttgatttcttttagcacATTAAAGATGtaattccattttcttcatttttttattctgatGAGAAACAAGTCCACACAATTCATACTGCTGTTCCCttgaatgtaatatatatattttccctctTACTACTTGAGATACTCTCTTCATCTTTGATATTCATtggcaatttgattatgatgtccCTAGATGTactgtttttgtatttatcttgTGTAGAGTTAGCTAAGTTTCTTGTTTTTCACCAAACTcgtgaaaattttgaaaaatttatccAATATTTATCTCTGCCCTATTCTTCTCTCTTGGTAGAACTCCATTCACATGTATGTCAGACCACTTAGTTTATAAGGCTATGCTCAGTTTTTTTCTTAcaacctttttctctttctttagatTGTATAATTTCAGTTGATCTGTGTTCAAGTTCACTGCCCCATCTGTTGCCTCAAGTCTGCTTTTAAGttcattgaaatatatttattatagtgTCTTTAAAAACTTTGTCTATTTTCAATGTATTGGCCATTTCTGGTgattttctattgcattttaaaatttatagacaATGGGTCATATTTTGTTGCTTCTTTGAAGTCTAGCACCTTTTATTGCATGTTAGAAATTGTGCAGCAAAGTTGCAGAAACTGTGCATTTTGTTATCTTCCTCTGAAAGTGTTTTTGTGTTCCAATAAACAGTTAAATTACTAGTCACTCTCTTTGATTTTGTGGAggttttgtttaataatttgttatattGTTTTAATATCTGAAACGTATTCTTTCAATGACTGATCTTCTGCTAAATCTAGCTGAAATATAGTGGCGACAGGCTATAAGGCGGAAAAAAACCGCTCATGAAttgaagaactttaaaaatgtacattcaaactgagagagaagggaagaaagaaagcctGTAGCTGTTCCTTTGCCCCTAGGATTAAACACAGTCTCCTGAGACCAAGATACATCACCCTTTGTATTCTCACCCCAGGGAAATTTAAACAGATTTCTTACCCTTTTTCTATTCTAACACCCAGCAGCAGAACCTAACTTATTGTAAGACTCAGAGCTTTTGCAATGCTGTTTTCTACACCGGAGATACTCTTGTAGCTAATGTCTTTCAAAAACTGTTCATAGTATTCCCTCATGAAACTCCACCTAATTCTATTAAATTAAATCTTACACCCTAAGATCTTTcacaatgctttaaaaaaaatctttattacaGGTTTTAACTTATCTTGTTAGTTCTGGAGTTCTTGGTgagcattaattcatttattcagcaacaACTATTCTGTGTACAATGTATCTGGCATTGGTCTGGGTTCTCAGAATGGAGGAAtgaaaacaatagaaacaaattctggctgagcactgtggcttatgcctgtaattcaagGTGTgattgtgaggccgaggcggtggaggGGTGAGGTataatttgaggccaggtgttcaagactagcctgatcaacataggtagaccccatctctccaaaaaaaaaaaaaaaaaaaaaaaaaatagccgatGTGTCTGCAGGCACCTATAGTcgcagtcccagttactagggaggctgaggtggaagtattgcttgagctggagttagaggctgcagtgagctatgatggcaacACAGAACACAGCACCCCTCCCTTggtaacagagccagatcctgtctccccacccccccccccaaaaaaaaaaaaaaaaaaaaaggaaggaataatttctgttttcagtCTAGTGGATCATGTAGGTAGATCTTTTCTTCAGAAGGAGTACTAGCTAGTAGTTACAGGTTATGGGAATGGACTTTGGAATTAGATTGCATTGCttgaagcccatctctactattTTTGAGGTATGTATCCTTAAGCAACTTACTTAGATTCTCTGTGTTCCATTTTCACCACTTGTTAACTGTGGGTAACATTTGGTAGGATattatgaggataaaatgagttaaaatgtgaaaagcatTTAGAATAGTGCTTGGTATATTAAATCTCATATTTAATACACATTTGACATTATGAGTTTTGTCTCTCCCACacccatataatttttaaaacataataggTGATAACTACATactgttggatgaatgaatgaatgaatgaatgaatgaataactatgCTTCTGGATTAATAAATACACATCAAATAGCAATATTTTATattgcttctctcttttctaagTTTTATAACAAAAGCTCTGGCTAGGAGGTGTTACAAATAGAAAATGGTTGAACTACCTTAATTTTGTTTGTTAATGTAATAACTGAATTGACTCTTTCTTTACTGCGATGGTCATATATGCTCATCTATTCTTTCAACAAAAttgtttttgtcctcttcttctttaaaaacaaaaatgtggcaTTCCTTTACATCAGGAATTGACATGCTAGATGAGAAAGTGATATATGTTtaattatacataataaaatctAGTATACAAGGTGTACATGAGGGAATAGAACGaatcacacatttaaaaacatacacaaactagcatctattaatttttttttttttttttttttttgagacgagtttggccctgttgcccacactggagtgccctggcacgatctcagctcactgcaagctccgcctcccgggacagggtttcactgcgttagccaggttggtctcgatctcctgacctcgtgatccacccgccttggcctcccaaagtgctgggattacaggtgtgagccaccacgcccggcctagcatatattaatttaaataatatgaaattacCAACATTTTTGGCTATTCAAATGGCAATTTGATACAGATCAAAATAACagacaatgaaaaatatattccatgtatCAGAATGCTATGTGAGTTTAGAAGAGAGAAATCTTTCAACCAGGATGATCAAATAAGACTTTAGAAAAGGAGTCAATTAGAATAGATTTGAAGAAAAACGTAGAGGCAGGGCAAGTGGTTGAAAGCAGTGATTTTCACCAAATGTGGTTCCATAATTTTAAATGAGCATAGGAAAGAATGACCAGAAAACAGCTAAcctgaaaaaatactcatcaggtatttttttaaatagttattttcaaGGAAGACGGTGGAGAAAGGGTTCTTGTGTTTGCATGCTGGATAACAGAACctatcacaaaagactgcaaaatTCATAACCTTGCACAAAAGCTGTTGCCATCTTACACAAAAAACACTTCTGCAAGGACATcagcccagcaactgcctgtccaacctCTGACTGACATCacctttgttattgatttttgtagccaaggataatgattttaaaacaattatgtaaccctcttccttttttcctttaaaaactctggtctttctctacctcccTGAATACACACATAGTTTATAATGTGTATTCCATTGCAATGCTTTATTCCCCAATAAAtacactttctttttcaaaacagtTATTTCgtttcatttactttatttttcagcATCTAACTCTCTGAAGTTGTAgggataaaaaggagaaaatagcaGCTCAAGGCAAAGTGTCTCCAACTAATGAAGTAAACATTCTTACAAATTAGATTTTACAGACCTAAAAGTAATTTCAAATATCTTAGTATGTGTTCTATGTGATAATATTTCCCACAGGAAAATTTTACTTAGTATAACTTGTAAAAGTCCGGGTGACTAATCTAGTTTTTCAGTATTGTATTGCATAGCACTAAAATACTCTCTATTAAGtcagcaaaattaaattttattttcttgatttagtTAGACAATTCGTTTATAAAGTGcaatagctattttttaaaaaaacttatctAATGAATAACAAGCTTTTATTGATCAATAATGAAACaaacactgaattttaaaataagcaaaatacataaacatctgttcaataaagaagaaaaagcaattgCTAATTAACTTGCTTAaagcaatttgtttttattttttattttgtttataatttcaacttttattttagattcaggggctacatgtgcaggtttgtcacatagctGTATTGCATCATGCTGAGGTTTCCGGTACAAatgatcttgtcacccaggtagtgagcatagtacctgacaggtagtttttcagcccttaaCCCCTCTCCTGCTTTCCCCACTACAGTAGTCCCCTgggtctgttgttcccatctttatgtctatgtgtacccaacatttagatcccacttgtaagtgacaatatgtggcatttggttgtctgttcctatgttaatttgcttcgAGTGATGACCTGCGGCTGtgttcatgttgctgcaaaggacacaatattgttctttatatggctgcatagtattccttggtgtatatgcaccacattttctttatccaagtCCATGTTTATGGGCACATAAGttaattctatgtctttgctattgtgaatagtgctgcgatgaacatacaagtgagtgtctttttggtagaatgatttattaatattttcctttgggtataaacccagtaatgggattactgggttgaatggtagttcaactcttagttctttgagaaatctctaacttctttccatagtggctgatctaatttacattcccaccaacagtatataagtgtttcattttctccacaaccttgccagcatctgttctttttaaaataatagccattctgactggtgtgagatggtatctcattgtgaatttcatttgcttttctctgatgattagtgatgttgaccattttaaaaatatgtttgttggctgcttgtctgttttcttttgagaagtatcttcgggtcctttgttcactttttaatgggattgtcttttgcttgttaatttaagttccttatagattctggttaTTCAATTTTTGTCgcatgcatagtttacaaatattttctcccattctgtaggttatctgtttactctaaCTACATACATTTCAAGGAATCAGCTCTTAGTTGGAAATACTTCATTTAACAGGAAAATACCAGAGCTTCAGGACACTCGGTACTTAAAGCACtgcattaaattaaaaacagtgtgaatttaaaagaataatatgcaGTAAAGTTTCGTGctttaaaatacaagaaatttgAACACTAAAGATAGATTGTTTGCTGATATTTCTCACTTGAAGGCttggttttatgattttttgaaatggaaatttcAAATGATGTGTATGTTATTCATGATAACTCCACTTATCTAAGGgagaattattatattttcatattaattggTGTGCCTTTAATACTGATAGTGTTATTTTTGTACCTGAATATAAtgtgaaaataagcaaaatacctatttattttataaaataaattttattgtgtatatttggaATTGACAACATGATGTTATACAGTATATATAGGTAGTAAAATAGTTACTagtgtatactatatatattaatatctCTCATCTCACATAAGTACAAGGGCAGCTAAAATtgacttatttaacaaaaattattaatactatacaattttattaactttatccTCATGTACATTTGATCTGTAAACTTGTTCAATCTACATATCTGCTTCTTTGTGCTCTTTGACCTgcatttccttatttccttttcccACATACCTGCTGTTAGTAACCACTATTTCATTCTCTATCTCTgtgtatttgacattttaaaatatctatctatctatctatctatctatctatctatctatctatctatctctatctcacATATAAGTttaatcatacaatatttttctttctgtgtctggtttatttcacttacacAATGtgctccaggtccatccatgtttgtagcaaatggcaggatctctttaggatgaataacatttcattatatatatatatatatatatatatctcacatttatttatctgttcccCCATCcatgaacatttagattgttggctattgtgaataatgctgcaatgaactgtaaatacacatataaagTGGTAATTTCATCTCTTTTGAGTATATATAAAGAAGAGAGATTGCTGGGTCTTATGACagggtttttgtgtttgtttgtttgttttttgtttgtttgttttactttattaaaatactgagttttatttcacatgtatatttttgtctCCCCACCATTTCCATGTGTGACCACCGCTACTACTATGTCCTATCATAACATTCCATACATACTTAAAACCAAGCAAAGGGTGGAgttccatctttaaaaactaaacaggcATTTTGGACAACACATTCTTGGCAATGGAACCTGGGCAACATTTATCAAACACGGTAGGGAAAGTTCTCACTCTGCATTATAAAAAGGACAGCCAGATATCAACTgttacagaaatgaaataagatggaaaatttttaacaaattgtttaaactattttcttaCAGAGACTTCCTCCACTGCCAGAGATCTTGAATAGCCTCTTGGTCAGTCATCCGGAAgcaattcttcacataattgatGAACTTGGCTTCCACTTTGGGAAGAGAACCACCTTTTTCTATACTTGCTTGCATTTTTGCTTTAATGTCTTCTACAGAACTAggtccttttggtgttttaggagttttttcctgttttttgaagGATTCTTGTCCTTTTGATCTTGGTGTTGATGATGGTTTTGAGTCTTTTCCATTCTGATTtgacttttgtacatttttgGCTGGAGTATCTCGTATAGATTTCTTCACTGGTGCtttttcttcagcttcctcatcatcaaaatcatcatcatcatcttcatcatcatcatcttcatcatcatcatcatcatcatcttcatcagcagcaagttttacttttttctgtggaACCTTGCTACCACCTCCAGGGGCAGACCGCTTTCCAGATATACTTAAGAGTTtcacatcctcctcctcttcatcttctgacTCTGCATCTTCCTCCACAGCTACTAAGTGCTGTCCACTAATATGCACTGGCCCTGAACCACACTTCAACCTTAAGACCACTGGTGGTGTTATTTCAAAGCCCCCAAGGGAAACCGTTGGCTGTACAGACATTTTCAAAGTTGCCAGTGTTACTTTAATTGGACTGCCTTCGTAATTCATTGCCTCTGCTTCAACAATGTGCAATTCATCCTTTGCACCAGCCCCTAAACTGACCGTTCTTAAAGATAACTGGTgctcattttcatcattatccACCTTAAAGTGATAATCTTTGTCGGCCTTTAGTTCACAACCGAAAAGATAGTTCTGGGGCCTCAGGGGGCTCATGTCCATGTCCATCGAATCTTCCATCAGGTGGCAGCACGCACTTAGGTGGGAGAGAAGGCGGACGGAGATAAACGAACGCTGCTCCAGAGAACAGCCGCGCAGGACGGAATCACACcaggcttgtttgttttttgagacaggatctctgtcacacaggctagagtgtagtaacgtgatcacggctcactacagacttgacctcccaggctcacgcaattctcccacctccgcttcctgagtagctgggactacaggcatatgccactatgcctacataatttctttttttcagttttagtagagacaaggccttgctgtgttgcccaggctgttcttgaactcctgagcccaagctgTCCTCTAGTCTTGGcgtctcaaagtgttgagattgcaggcatgagccagcaagCCCTGCCGACGGTTTTATTTTTAATCGCTTtaggaaccttcatactgtttttcattatGACTGAACTAATCTACCTTCccagagttcccttttctccacatgcttGCCAAACTTCATTATCCCTTGTTTTTAATGGCCATTGTTacaggtgtgaagtggtatctcctaatggttttaatttgcattttcctcattagtgatgttgagcaccttttcatatatgtgttggttatttttctaacttttaggAGAAGTGTCAGtgcaggtcctttgcccatttaaaaattgggttgctggccgggtgtggtggttcacgcctgtaatgccagcactttgggaggccgaggtgagcggatcacgaggtcaggagttgcagactatcctggctaacacggtgaaaccccgtctctactaaaaaatacaaaaaattagccgggcgaggtgacgggcgcctgtagtcccagctactcgggaggctgaggcaggagaatggcgtgaacccaggaggcggagcttgcagtgagctgagatctggccactgcactccagcctgggcgacagagcgagactccgtctcaaacaaaaaacacaaaaaacaaaaacaaaaaattagccggacgtggcacccgcctgtaatcccagctacttgggaggctaaggcaggagaatcagttgaacccgggagatggaggttgcagtgagtcgagacagcaccactgcactccagcctggggaacaaagcaagactccatctcaaaaacacaaacaaaaaacttgggttgcttttctgctattgagttgtaagagttcatCATAAATTTTGGctattaaccccttatcaaatATGTGGCttgcaagtattttttcccatttaatgcattaccttttttctctgttggttgtttcccttgctgtggagaatactgattttttaaacaaaatgtcatGTTACTGCTAACATAATATGCTCTATCTAAAGTAGTAATTCAAAAATTATCCCAATATGCCAACTAATAGGGAACATTGTTCCCTATTGCCTTACAGCTAACAGTTCTAGTACTAAAAAAGGTATAAATAAAAGTGAATCTACTTGCTATTGGTGATTTTGTAACAAACTAATGAGATTACACTATTTTGATGTTGTGGAATCAACTTTAAACTGAGATTTAAGGGAACTTTTTTCACCACCTGGGCAATGAGGGGTTTAGATTAGATTGTCTTTATCAGATCTCAAGTTTTATGATACTAATGTTAAATTCACAGAGATTCTGAAGCTACTGTAACAATGGCTTAATAGAAAACGCAAAGCTTCAGTAAGCCACCATGACACGTGTatgcctatgtaataaacctgcacgttctgcacgtgtatcccagaacttaaagtataataaaaaaaatttttttaaaaaacaagcttaTCTTTGCCAGAAGATAAGCTAgatatcttttctatttcttctgtttcttttgtttctcacagtttaTCCTCAGTCTGTATACATATCTtgtatttggaggaaaaaaaataaaatctacacaCATATAAGAGGTGTTTGTTTAACTGAAAATCCATTTAAATACAGCAGAAAGGAGATACAACTCTTTTTTGCATTTGAATAACTTGtaacaaaagatttaaaacacCTTCTTCAACTTTGATCAAGGTTGCTGTTTTTCCTTTGATCCTActtacaaaataaatgcatttgcaCAGAATCCACTATAAGCAAATCTGTGAAGAATTTACAAGAAGAGATCTTACTGCAATACTAACATTTAATATTGGTCCCCATCTTCCACTGTCCTGATAAGTTGTCTCAACAAGGtagttcttttttcttgttattactGGGACTGATTTTCAACTGATTCTTTCCTACAGGGCAGCAGACAACAGTTTCAGGTATGATTCTAACTAGTGAGAAATACATGGATTTTTAATACTGAGGACCAAAAGAAATGAATACCTAGGTGA from the Macaca thibetana thibetana isolate TM-01 chromosome 11, ASM2454274v1, whole genome shotgun sequence genome contains:
- the LOC126931238 gene encoding nucleophosmin-like — protein: MEDSMDMDMSPLRPQNYLFGCELKADKDYHFKVDNDENEHQLSLRTVSLGAGAKDELHIVEAEAMNYEGSPIKVTLATLKMSVQPTVSLGGFEITPPVVLRLKCGSGPVHISGQHLVAVEEDAESEDEEEEDVKLLSISGKRSAPGGGSKVPQKKVKLAADEDDDDDDDEDDDDEDDDDDFDDEEAEEKAPVKKSIRDTPAKNVQKSNQNGKDSKPSSTPRSKGQESFKKQEKTPKTPKGPSSVEDIKAKMQASIEKGGSLPKVEAKFINYVKNCFRMTDQEAIQDLWQWRKSL